The Carnobacterium sp. 17-4 genome has a window encoding:
- a CDS encoding conserved phage C-terminal domain-containing protein, with protein MEGWIKLHRKLLDSPIFENEKLLKVFMYCLLKSSHQDREAVVGLQTVDIKKGQFIFGRKKAAQQLNMKESTVWKHIKFLEKIDSISLKSNNKFTVVSVVGWAIYQGDITTKEQQSNNKGTTEEQQSNTDKNVKNVENVKNVKNKDIVGQESPDNVPYKEIVDYLNLKAGTNFRPSASKTKTLIKARINESYSIDDFKKVIDIKSDEWLKNKDMVRYLRPETLFGTKFESYLNQKQVYKDTNERATSEYDNFF; from the coding sequence ATGGAAGGCTGGATAAAGCTTCATAGAAAATTATTAGATAGTCCTATATTCGAAAATGAAAAGCTGCTAAAAGTTTTTATGTATTGTCTGCTTAAATCCAGTCACCAAGATAGAGAAGCAGTGGTTGGGTTACAGACTGTAGATATAAAAAAAGGACAATTTATTTTTGGGAGAAAGAAAGCAGCTCAGCAGTTAAACATGAAAGAAAGCACCGTTTGGAAGCATATCAAATTCTTAGAAAAAATAGATTCAATTTCTTTAAAGAGTAACAACAAATTTACTGTTGTATCTGTTGTCGGGTGGGCGATTTACCAAGGAGATATAACAACAAAGGAACAACAGAGTAACAACAAAGGAACAACAGAAGAACAACAGAGTAACACAGACAAGAATGTAAAGAATGTTGAGAATGTTAAAAATGTAAAGAATAAAGATATAGTCGGGCAAGAATCACCCGACAATGTGCCTTATAAGGAAATTGTTGATTATCTCAATCTAAAGGCAGGAACTAACTTCCGGCCATCAGCTTCAAAAACTAAAACACTTATCAAAGCAAGAATAAATGAAAGCTACTCAATTGATGATTTTAAAAAAGTTATTGATATAAAAAGTGATGAGTGGCTAAAAAATAAAGACATGGTGAGGTATTTACGTCCAGAAACTCTGTTCGGAACTAAATTTGAAAGTTATTTAAATCAAAAACAAGTCTATAAGGATACCAATGAACGGGCTACTAGTGAGTATGATAATTTCTTTTAG
- a CDS encoding ATP-binding protein: MESTSKAMQLTLTKLTYIVETPCPECRGDMRAWREKEGDPPRCATVCLACGYRSLQKKEAITTKKLFEESMKTKAMNYLNYGSIITNKKLLEFRLDQYKEIDLETINAKQVAMSALDKFKNGEEVHVIFSGSTGTGKSSLSVGILQEALVQSNYDKKCLFINYRELLEQLKFAMNDAEVRKKITGTVMKEIKLADLIVLDDIGAELGTIKDEARGSVYNLDTLTAITEARENKATIFNTNLTSVQIKEAYGERILSRMMNNSTGLMFRFKNTSDKRIAGI; this comes from the coding sequence ATGGAAAGTACTTCTAAGGCAATGCAACTCACATTGACAAAATTAACTTATATTGTCGAAACTCCTTGTCCTGAATGTCGCGGTGATATGAGAGCTTGGAGGGAGAAAGAAGGAGATCCTCCGCGTTGTGCTACAGTTTGCTTGGCTTGTGGTTATAGGTCTTTACAAAAGAAAGAAGCCATCACAACTAAAAAGTTATTTGAGGAAAGCATGAAAACTAAAGCGATGAATTATTTAAATTACGGATCAATCATTACAAATAAAAAGTTACTCGAATTCAGATTAGACCAGTATAAAGAAATCGATTTAGAAACCATTAACGCTAAACAAGTTGCTATGAGTGCTTTAGATAAATTTAAAAACGGTGAAGAAGTACACGTAATATTCAGCGGATCAACTGGAACAGGAAAGTCGAGTTTATCAGTCGGGATTTTACAAGAAGCGTTAGTTCAATCAAATTATGATAAAAAATGTCTTTTCATTAATTATCGTGAACTTTTAGAACAACTTAAATTTGCTATGAATGATGCCGAGGTAAGAAAGAAAATTACAGGAACCGTTATGAAAGAAATAAAACTAGCTGACTTGATTGTCCTGGATGATATAGGTGCAGAGTTAGGGACCATTAAAGATGAGGCAAGAGGCAGCGTTTATAACCTAGATACATTGACAGCAATCACTGAGGCGAGGGAAAACAAGGCTACTATATTCAATACAAACTTAACGTCAGTTCAAATTAAAGAAGCCTATGGAGAAAGAATCCTTTCCAGAATGATGAATAATTCTACCGGTTTAATGTTTAGGTTTAAAAACACTAGCGATAAGCGTATTGCAGGAATTTAA
- a CDS encoding phage tail tape measure protein, with the protein MDGQVQYAQTIKEINGVMNTAGKEYNNHVSAMKKDATQTEKLQAAKGKLEIQLEGAEKRSKMLREEYERSVKETGEYSNESKKLYDQLLQSETGENKLRSALDATNDSLKEQGNLSIEAADKLAKLEESGEKVKNVGKGMTVGVTAPILAIGAVAIKSFGEVDEAMDTIIMKTGATGNAADSLTQSLENVAGNTHLEIQTVGEAIGEMNTQFGFMDEKLEESTDYMLKFAEINNTDVSESAINSRKVIEAYEMSYDDLNKVLDATTKVSQNTGQSVDMLFDKAITGAPQIKALGLSFEDGVEMIGKFEQSGLDSGKMLGFMSKASVLFAKDGKTLTQGLGDLQENMKNATSDTEALAMASEVFGSRGGDAMFDAIKRGTLDLTELGEIAKNSVGAVGNTFDETRDPIDQAQEAMNNATFAFAGLGDAIQITLFPAFEKLTELLNQFKEWFTALSPEQQQFIVKTAMIAAAIGPLLVVLGTLMGSMTKIYNGARLLISGIKALGVILGLLGTPIGLAVLAIVAFIAIFVVAYKKVEWFRNGVNAFFRGVKDVGVESFKFLGGYISGIFEGIKQNFSNFASAGKRIFSGITDFIAGAFTGDWSRAWKGVTNIFGGIFEGLGAMAKAPLNSMIGLINGFIRGLSRIKIPKWVPGIGGKGFSISEIPFLAEGGSFLNGQAIVGEAGPELVTSMNGRTKVTPLSSDEKAKGISGASKGGRNVEMHVHYGQINTNSPSELAKLDRRMKRASDMAMIATGGVPE; encoded by the coding sequence ATGGATGGGCAAGTGCAATATGCTCAGACCATAAAAGAAATAAACGGAGTTATGAATACTGCTGGTAAAGAATACAACAACCATGTGTCAGCAATGAAAAAAGATGCTACTCAAACCGAGAAACTTCAAGCTGCTAAAGGTAAACTTGAAATTCAATTAGAGGGTGCTGAAAAGCGTTCTAAGATGTTGAGAGAAGAATACGAGCGGTCCGTAAAAGAAACCGGTGAGTATTCAAATGAATCAAAAAAACTATATGATCAGTTGCTTCAGTCTGAAACAGGTGAAAACAAGTTACGAAGTGCATTAGATGCTACCAACGACTCTTTGAAGGAACAAGGAAACCTATCTATTGAAGCGGCTGATAAGTTAGCTAAGTTAGAAGAATCAGGCGAGAAAGTCAAGAACGTAGGTAAAGGAATGACCGTTGGTGTTACAGCTCCAATATTGGCCATTGGTGCAGTTGCAATAAAATCCTTTGGTGAAGTTGATGAAGCGATGGATACCATTATCATGAAGACGGGAGCCACTGGGAATGCAGCGGACAGCTTGACTCAATCTCTTGAAAACGTCGCTGGAAATACTCATTTAGAAATACAAACAGTTGGTGAAGCAATAGGAGAAATGAATACTCAATTTGGATTTATGGACGAGAAGCTAGAAGAATCAACTGACTATATGCTTAAGTTTGCTGAAATTAATAATACTGATGTATCTGAATCTGCTATTAATTCCCGTAAAGTAATTGAAGCATATGAAATGTCCTATGATGATTTAAACAAAGTATTAGATGCTACTACTAAAGTATCGCAAAATACCGGTCAGTCTGTTGACATGTTGTTCGATAAAGCAATAACAGGTGCACCACAAATTAAAGCACTAGGTCTTTCTTTTGAAGATGGCGTTGAAATGATTGGTAAATTTGAACAAAGCGGACTTGATTCAGGGAAAATGTTAGGTTTTATGTCCAAGGCTTCAGTACTATTTGCTAAAGATGGAAAGACTTTAACCCAGGGTCTAGGTGATCTACAAGAAAACATGAAGAATGCCACCAGTGATACAGAGGCGCTTGCAATGGCCAGTGAAGTATTTGGTTCTAGAGGTGGAGATGCTATGTTTGATGCCATTAAAAGAGGAACTCTTGATTTAACAGAGCTTGGAGAAATTGCCAAAAACAGTGTTGGAGCAGTTGGTAACACATTTGATGAAACTAGGGATCCTATTGATCAAGCTCAAGAAGCTATGAATAATGCAACTTTTGCATTTGCTGGTCTAGGTGATGCAATTCAAATAACCTTGTTTCCAGCATTCGAGAAGTTGACGGAACTTTTAAACCAATTTAAAGAGTGGTTCACTGCTTTGAGTCCTGAACAGCAACAATTCATTGTTAAAACTGCTATGATAGCCGCTGCGATTGGCCCTTTATTAGTCGTTTTAGGAACTCTGATGGGAAGCATGACTAAGATATACAACGGAGCTAGACTCCTTATATCAGGTATTAAAGCGCTGGGAGTTATACTAGGATTATTAGGAACTCCAATAGGTTTGGCAGTATTAGCAATTGTCGCATTCATTGCTATTTTCGTAGTAGCTTACAAAAAAGTAGAGTGGTTTAGAAACGGAGTCAATGCATTCTTTAGAGGTGTCAAAGATGTCGGAGTTGAATCGTTTAAATTTTTAGGTGGTTACATTAGTGGGATTTTTGAAGGTATCAAACAAAACTTTAGTAATTTTGCTAGTGCTGGAAAACGAATTTTTTCTGGAATCACTGATTTTATCGCTGGAGCTTTTACCGGAGATTGGTCAAGAGCCTGGAAAGGCGTGACTAATATATTTGGTGGAATATTCGAGGGACTAGGTGCTATGGCTAAAGCTCCACTGAACTCAATGATCGGTTTAATTAATGGATTCATTCGTGGTTTGAGTAGAATCAAAATACCTAAATGGGTTCCTGGAATAGGCGGAAAAGGATTCAGCATTTCTGAAATTCCATTCTTAGCTGAAGGAGGTAGCTTCTTAAATGGCCAAGCAATCGTTGGTGAAGCAGGTCCCGAATTAGTGACAAGTATGAATGGTAGAACGAAAGTTACACCATTATCTAGTGATGAAAAAGCTAAAGGGATTTCTGGAGCTTCTAAAGGTGGCCGGAATGTTGAAATGCATGTTCATTACGGTCAAATTAATACAAATAGTCCAAGCGAATTAGCTAAACTAGATAGACGAATGAAACGAGCATCTGATATGGCCATGATTGCAACAGGAGGAGTACCGGAATAA
- a CDS encoding YozE family protein → MTYYVWLQNYINHKSPIGDLANDAKNDSSFPIDLTSLSELKNHLRKMNAVPEAMKIAESSFEKYKKENPIS, encoded by the coding sequence ATGACTTACTATGTATGGTTACAAAATTATATTAATCACAAATCTCCAATTGGTGATTTGGCAAATGATGCTAAAAATGATTCTAGTTTTCCTATAGACCTTACCTCTCTTTCCGAACTAAAAAATCATCTTAGAAAAATGAATGCAGTTCCTGAAGCAATGAAAATTGCTGAAAGTTCATTTGAAAAATATAAAAAGGAAAACCCCATCTCTTAA
- a CDS encoding BOW99_gp33 family protein produces MAYYKVINILQDGTRLDSMEGFVLPKEFSDKVFAVFQRSAEEREIEKQKENFKKVD; encoded by the coding sequence ATGGCTTACTACAAAGTGATCAACATTTTACAAGATGGTACTCGTTTAGATTCTATGGAAGGTTTTGTGCTTCCAAAAGAATTTTCAGATAAAGTTTTTGCTGTTTTCCAACGCTCTGCTGAAGAAAGAGAAATTGAAAAACAAAAAGAGAACTTTAAGAAAGTAGATTAA
- the spxB gene encoding pyruvate oxidase has protein sequence MTKGKTNISTASLKVMAGWGIDTIYGIPSGTLAPLMEALGDQQETDIKFLQVKHEEVGAMAAVMQWKFGGKLGVCVGSGGPGASHLINGLYDAAMDNTPVLAILGSRPQRELNMDAFQELNQNPMFDHIAVYNRRVAYAEQLPKLIDDAIRTAISKRGVAVLEVPGDFGYHEIDNDAFYSSGHSFRDYVSSAINEADIDAAVEVLNNSKRAVIYAGIGTMGHGPAVQELSRKLKAPVITTGKNFETFDYNFEGLTGSTYRVGWKPANEAVKEADTVLFVGSNFPFAEVENTFANVENFIQIDNNPTMLGKRHNADVAILGDAGEAVHSLLEKVAPVEESAWWNANLKNIQNWRDYMTKLETKENGPLQLYQVYNAINNHADEDAIYSIDVGNSTQTSIRHLHMTPKNMWRTSPLFASMGIALPGGIAAKNVYPDRQAFNLMGDGAFSMNYPDVVTNVRYNMPVINVVFTNTEYGFIKNKYEDTNKNTFGTEFTDVDYAKIADAQGAVGFTVSRIEDMDQVMADAVKASKEGKTVVIDAKITKERPIPVETLKLDSKLYSAEEIKAYKEKYEAEELVPFSEFLKAEGLESKVSK, from the coding sequence ATGACAAAAGGTAAAACTAATATTAGTACAGCTTCACTAAAAGTGATGGCAGGATGGGGAATAGATACAATTTATGGAATCCCTTCAGGAACTTTAGCCCCTTTAATGGAAGCTTTAGGTGATCAACAAGAAACAGATATCAAATTCCTTCAAGTAAAACATGAAGAAGTTGGAGCAATGGCAGCTGTAATGCAATGGAAATTCGGTGGAAAATTGGGTGTTTGTGTTGGATCAGGTGGCCCTGGTGCTTCTCACTTAATCAATGGTCTTTATGATGCAGCGATGGATAATACACCTGTATTAGCTATTTTAGGTTCTCGCCCTCAAAGAGAACTTAACATGGATGCGTTCCAAGAATTAAACCAAAATCCAATGTTTGATCATATCGCAGTATACAACCGTCGTGTTGCTTACGCTGAACAATTACCAAAATTGATAGACGACGCAATTCGTACAGCTATCTCTAAACGTGGAGTAGCTGTATTAGAAGTACCTGGTGATTTCGGTTACCATGAAATCGATAACGATGCATTCTACTCTTCAGGCCACAGCTTCCGTGACTACGTTTCTTCTGCAATCAACGAAGCAGATATTGACGCAGCTGTTGAAGTATTAAACAATTCTAAACGTGCTGTTATTTATGCAGGTATCGGAACTATGGGACATGGTCCAGCGGTTCAAGAATTATCTCGTAAACTTAAAGCTCCAGTTATTACAACTGGTAAAAACTTTGAAACTTTCGATTACAACTTTGAAGGATTAACTGGTTCAACATACCGTGTTGGTTGGAAACCAGCTAACGAAGCTGTTAAAGAAGCAGATACCGTTCTTTTCGTTGGTTCAAACTTCCCATTTGCTGAAGTAGAAAATACTTTCGCAAATGTTGAAAACTTCATCCAAATCGACAACAACCCAACAATGCTTGGTAAACGCCATAATGCAGATGTTGCTATTCTTGGAGATGCTGGTGAAGCAGTTCATTCATTACTTGAAAAAGTAGCACCTGTTGAAGAATCAGCTTGGTGGAATGCTAACTTGAAAAACATTCAAAACTGGCGTGACTACATGACTAAGTTGGAAACAAAAGAAAATGGTCCATTACAACTTTATCAAGTATACAATGCTATCAACAATCACGCTGACGAAGATGCAATCTATTCAATTGATGTTGGTAACTCAACTCAAACATCTATCCGTCATTTACACATGACTCCTAAGAATATGTGGAGAACTTCTCCATTGTTTGCTTCTATGGGTATTGCACTTCCTGGTGGTATTGCTGCTAAGAACGTATATCCTGATCGTCAAGCATTTAACTTAATGGGTGATGGTGCGTTTTCAATGAACTACCCAGATGTTGTTACTAACGTACGTTACAACATGCCTGTTATCAACGTAGTATTCACAAACACTGAATATGGATTCATCAAGAACAAATATGAAGATACAAACAAAAATACTTTTGGTACTGAATTTACTGATGTAGACTACGCAAAAATTGCAGACGCACAAGGTGCAGTTGGTTTCACAGTAAGCCGTATTGAAGATATGGACCAAGTAATGGCTGATGCTGTTAAAGCTTCTAAAGAAGGTAAAACAGTAGTCATTGATGCTAAAATTACAAAAGAACGTCCAATTCCAGTGGAAACATTGAAATTAGATTCTAAATTGTATAGTGCAGAAGAAATTAAAGCTTACAAAGAAAAATATGAAGCTGAAGAA